A stretch of DNA from Streptomyces xanthii:
CGCCGACGACGTGCGGGGTGGCCATGGACGTGCCCGAGATGGTGTTCGTGGCGTCGTCACCCGTGTTCCAGTCGGACGTGATGTCCGAGCCGGGGGCGTAGATGTCCACGATCTCGCCGTAGTTGGAGAAGTCGGACTGCTCGTCGTCCTTGGTGGAGGAGGCGACCGTGATGGCCTCCGGGACGCGGGCGGGGCTGGACTGCGAGGCGTCGGACGACTCGTTGCCCGCAGCGACGGCGAAGGTGACGCCGGACGCGATGGACTTCTGGACCGCGGCGTCGAGCGCCTCGTCCGCGCCGCCGCCGAGGGACATGTTGGCGACCGAGGGGCCCTGGTGGTTCTGGGTCACCCAGTCGATGCCGGCGACGACCTGCTCGGTGGTGCCGGAGCCCTGGTCGTCGAGGACGCGGACGGCGACGATCTTCGCCTTCTTGGCGACGCCGTGGGCGTCACCGGCGATGGTGCCGGCGACGTGCGTGCCGTGCCCGTTGCCGTCGTCGGCGCTGTCGTCGTTGTCGACGGCGTCGAAGCCGTAGGAGGCGCGGCCGCCGAAGTCCTTGTGGCTGATGCGGACACCGGTGTCGATGACGTACGCGGTGACGCCCTCGCCGGCGGAGTCCGGGTAGGTGTACTTGCTGTCGCCGGCGGTGTCCGCCTGGTCGATGCGGTCCAGGCCCCACGACGGCGGGTTGTCCTGGGTCGCGTCGATGTGGAACTTCTTGTTCTGGACGACCTTGTCGACCGACTTGTCGGCGGCGAGGCGCTTGGCCTCGGTCTCCGAGAGGCCCTTGACCGAGAAGCCGTTGACGGCGGACTTGTAGTTCCGCGCGAGCGTGCCGCCGTACTCCTTGGCCAGGTCCTTCTTCGCGTCGGCGCCGGTCTTCTGGTCCAGCAGCACGATGTAGCTGCCGGAGACGGCGCCCTTGGCGTCGAGGCCGTAGACCTTGCCCTCTGCGGGGGCGGCGGCGCCGGCGAAGCCGCCGGTGAGGACGGTGACGCCC
This window harbors:
- a CDS encoding S8 family peptidase, with translation MATHKRGRSIKLTAAIATAATAVGVTVLTGGFAGAAAPAEGKVYGLDAKGAVSGSYIVLLDQKTGADAKKDLAKEYGGTLARNYKSAVNGFSVKGLSETEAKRLAADKSVDKVVQNKKFHIDATQDNPPSWGLDRIDQADTAGDSKYTYPDSAGEGVTAYVIDTGVRISHKDFGGRASYGFDAVDNDDSADDGNGHGTHVAGTIAGDAHGVAKKAKIVAVRVLDDQGSGTTEQVVAGIDWVTQNHQGPSVANMSLGGGADEALDAAVQKSIASGVTFAVAAGNESSDASQSSPARVPEAITVASSTKDDEQSDFSNYGEIVDIYAPGSDITSDWNTGDDATNTISGTSMATPHVVGAAAVYLAGHPDAAPADVAKALTDGATPDAIKNATEGTPNKLLKIVE